One window of Methanothermobacter tenebrarum genomic DNA carries:
- a CDS encoding superoxide dismutase, which produces MGKKFYELPELPYGYDALEPYISEEQLLIHHQKHHQAYVDGANNLLKRLDEARESKTGIDYKATAKELSFHVGGFLLHRFFWENMGPADENRGEPHGKIKDYIEKDFGDFERFKEEFSQTAISVEGSGWAMLTYCPLTDRLLIVQVEKHNINLIPQCKVLLTLDVWEHAYYLDYKNLRPDYVEAFWNIINWDEVNNRIETL; this is translated from the coding sequence ATGGGGAAAAAGTTTTATGAACTGCCAGAACTGCCCTATGGGTATGATGCCCTCGAACCTTATATTTCAGAGGAGCAACTGCTAATACACCACCAGAAGCACCATCAAGCCTATGTGGATGGTGCCAACAACCTACTTAAAAGATTGGATGAAGCCCGCGAATCCAAAACAGGCATAGACTACAAAGCCACTGCGAAGGAATTATCATTCCATGTTGGCGGCTTCCTATTACACAGGTTCTTCTGGGAGAACATGGGCCCCGCAGACGAGAACAGGGGAGAACCCCATGGCAAGATAAAAGATTATATCGAAAAAGACTTCGGAGACTTTGAAAGGTTCAAGGAGGAGTTCTCACAGACTGCTATAAGCGTTGAAGGGTCTGGTTGGGCCATGTTAACATATTGTCCCCTCACGGATCGTCTACTCATAGTCCAGGTTGAGAAACACAACATCAACCTAATACCACAATGTAAAGTTCTCCTCACATTAGATGTGTGGGAACATGCATACTACCTCGACTATAAGAACCTGCGCCCAGATTATGTAGAAGCATTCTGGAACATCATAAACTGGGACGAAGTAAACAACCGAATAGAAACCCTCTAA
- a CDS encoding ACT domain-containing protein, translated as MKVEQISIFLENKKGRLWKALNTLKDAGINIRALYLADTSEFGILRLIVPDPQKAKKVLEENDFAVKTNEVIAVELEDKPGGLASILKILKDSQINLEYIYAFVHEKKDKAILFLKADDINRTIKALQEGEARLLTAEEVYKL; from the coding sequence ATGAAAGTCGAACAAATCTCAATATTCCTAGAAAACAAGAAAGGAAGACTCTGGAAAGCCCTTAACACATTAAAGGATGCTGGTATAAACATCAGAGCATTATACTTAGCAGACACTTCAGAATTTGGCATATTGAGGCTTATAGTCCCAGACCCCCAGAAGGCGAAGAAGGTTCTCGAAGAAAACGATTTCGCAGTTAAAACAAATGAAGTAATAGCAGTAGAATTGGAAGATAAACCAGGAGGCCTCGCATCCATCCTAAAAATACTCAAAGATTCCCAGATAAACCTAGAATACATATATGCTTTTGTACATGAAAAAAAAGACAAGGCCATCCTATTCTTAAAAGCTGATGACATAAACCGGACAATAAAAGCACTACAAGAGGGTGAGGCGCGACTATTAACAGCTGAAGAAGTCTACAAACTCTAG
- a CDS encoding phenylacetate--CoA ligase family protein — MIWDEKMECITRDDLEELQLKRLQDTLKRVYEKVPYYKKKFEENNIYPEDIESLEDVKKLPYTTKDDLRKAYPFGMFATPKREIIEVHTSSGTTGKPVVSGYTKEDIKIWSEVMARGLTMMGVTEDDIIQNTHGYGLFTGGFGVHYGAQRIGATVIPISTGQTRRQIEIMKDFGTTVMIFTPSYGLYLSEVAEEEGYNPSKFQLKAIGFGAEMWTEEMRRELEKRFNAPAFNIYGLTEIIGPGVAMECHEKNGLHIFEDHFYPEIINSKTGENLPPGKRGELVITTLTRIGMPIIRFRTKDITSINYDECACGRTLARISRITGRADDMLKVRGVSVFPSQVEKALLKVEGLQPHYQIIVTRPHLMDEMEVKVETSPEVFSDDIGEMMKLQKKIEDYIADEIGLRVKVTLVEPKTLPRSEGKAVRVIDKRKF; from the coding sequence ATGATCTGGGACGAAAAAATGGAATGCATTACAAGGGACGACCTAGAAGAACTACAACTTAAAAGATTACAGGACACCCTAAAAAGGGTATATGAGAAAGTACCATACTACAAGAAGAAATTTGAAGAAAACAACATCTACCCCGAGGATATTGAAAGTCTCGAAGACGTGAAAAAACTCCCCTACACGACAAAGGATGACCTCAGGAAAGCCTACCCCTTCGGGATGTTTGCAACCCCCAAGAGGGAGATAATAGAAGTGCACACATCCTCAGGGACCACAGGCAAGCCCGTGGTCTCAGGGTACACAAAAGAGGACATAAAAATCTGGAGCGAAGTGATGGCAAGAGGCCTTACAATGATGGGGGTTACAGAAGATGATATCATACAAAACACCCATGGTTACGGTCTATTTACAGGAGGATTCGGAGTACACTATGGAGCGCAGAGGATAGGGGCGACAGTGATCCCCATTTCAACCGGCCAGACAAGGAGACAAATCGAGATCATGAAAGACTTTGGGACGACAGTCATGATATTCACACCATCATATGGATTATACCTATCAGAGGTGGCCGAAGAAGAAGGCTACAACCCAAGCAAATTCCAACTAAAGGCCATAGGCTTCGGAGCCGAGATGTGGACAGAGGAAATGCGAAGAGAACTTGAAAAGCGTTTCAACGCACCAGCATTCAACATCTACGGTCTCACAGAGATCATCGGACCAGGCGTTGCCATGGAATGCCATGAAAAAAATGGCCTACACATCTTCGAAGACCACTTCTACCCAGAGATCATAAATAGTAAAACTGGTGAGAACCTGCCACCCGGAAAACGGGGTGAACTTGTCATAACAACCCTCACAAGGATTGGGATGCCAATCATCAGATTCCGCACAAAGGACATCACCTCAATAAACTATGATGAATGCGCTTGCGGGAGAACCCTAGCGAGGATTTCAAGGATAACAGGACGCGCCGATGACATGTTAAAAGTAAGGGGAGTATCAGTATTCCCCTCACAAGTAGAGAAGGCCCTGCTCAAAGTTGAAGGGCTTCAACCCCATTACCAGATCATCGTAACCCGGCCACATCTCATGGATGAGATGGAAGTTAAAGTTGAAACTTCACCAGAGGTCTTCTCAGATGACATAGGAGAGATGATGAAACTACAGAAGAAAATTGAAGACTACATAGCGGATGAGATAGGATTAAGAGTCAAAGTAACCCTAGTAGAACCAAAAACTTTGCCAAGGAGTGAAGGAAAGGCGGTTAGGGTTATAGATAAAAGGAAATTCTGA